Genomic DNA from Perca flavescens isolate YP-PL-M2 chromosome 14, PFLA_1.0, whole genome shotgun sequence:
ctaaaatataagacatgttttcagttatttcacacttttttgttaagtacataattccatatgtgttcattcatagttttgatgcattcagtgagaatctacaatgtaaatagtcatgaaaataaaaaggaaacgcattgaatgagaaggtgtgtccaaacttttggcctgtactgtatatcaacgTTACACCGATCGgctgaaatgtattattataactttatttttctcaaaatatcacgactcctccaaaactcagataacacagatatattttgaatgtgcacaaagttttggacatgagcagaaatcttgctcaaacaaatctgaaatattacagtccaggggtttattaattcattaaaatgaattaatttatcactgacgtgaataattgtcatatccacatttaaggaggttacttcctcaacaaaagatgcaaaagaaaagggaagagtaaatgatactaggctacatgtgtgctgactcagatataattactGTAGAATTAGAAGCtaatctacaggagaataaatagatgaaaacaatacagaatgcctgagagcatTACTtccatatattccattatgtttttatatttggattataaTCTATGTTTATCTTTTTACATAAAGATTTCCAGCATcaatttattcagaaaaaggtataaataggagcatacaaattcaccagaatgcaggtaATGAagagtttaatgctcaaaatgttctgggggaggacccccatACTTCCCCCCTACAAACACTTTGTCTGTTTGCGTCTGTAGATTTTacctaaattcaacaaaagttggcgttctaaatcatcccgctgctccgcgatcgctgtctgcaccctgtcatcacATACACGGTGGAAAGCTCCCTCTCCAGTACAATGctgtccaaatatggtcatttcctttttatcagcaaaccaatcgtgaaagtaaaagggggatttaactctaaatgcgcaatctcattagctgatgccaatttctgACGCGATTCCTTTagaatggtcacgtgacgcGCTCTGACATTTCCGCTGTAGTTCAGAATGTCGAAAGAAGTGCGTCAAACGGTGGAATCACCTCAGATAAGACGAAAACAGGTGTCATTAGCAAGAAGACACCGGGGATTACACACtaagacagcagatgatgaaatgcctTCACATAGTACGTCGATGTGTCAGCTgtcgttcagaaaacaggagtgttcagacagcggaggtaatcagactgactctctctctctctctcagcagattacagatattcatggcctacatgtcatacattaaatatgtaggtgtcacatatatactattctactataattactataaaatactaaacaaatctgtaattttgggatctgtggaacgatgtgacagttatcgaggcatagtatcgctttttcttttaaagccaacccccCTTCTTCCCCCCGATAACCCTCGCCCTCTAAGCCCTCTTTTGCCGTACAGCCGTTACAGATGCTGTCAGCGGGGCGGATGGTTAAGTCTATATTAGAGGAGTTGTTTCGGATACTTCcctatatttaatactgtaggtatCAAAATATTAGAGgttcaaatattataaatattgtattataactaTTAATAGGTTCAGATGAATTAATTGAGATACTTCCTTATGGTTCTTAGATTATTTTTAGagcgacacacacacccccgcacTGGCGGGTTCTCGCTACAGTGGAAACCCGATGACGAGACAAGAGGCTTTTGATTGACAACCTAGATGTCCCCCGTAtgtgaaatacacagcacacagaagatctttataaccaaacaattacaattgattACTCACACTCGGACAGCTGCCTCTGCCGTGGTCACAGAGGTTTCCTCTCAGCTGGAGGATCAAAGGTCTGCTGGTCAGGTCGGTCCCCGGGGTTGCTGCAAACcgcacggttaaagaggaggcccccacttcCCCTTTCGGGGGGTCCCCGCTCACGCAGGCAAgtggcaaaaaagaagaaaaaaggaaaaaaggaacgAAAGTCttctaaaaaagcaaaaaaagactcacaaggctttttgggtcaccttgctcaagacgaacacaggtggttttattatttttttttttttaaaaagcaaaaagttaacaagcaaacaaaataaatggaaaaatgaaCAGAGTTCAATCACTCAAAAAATGCTCTAAGACACGAAAACGAGCCcaagggagagagcgagagcgagagagagagcccggggtgcttttcagcaaaGCACCCAattttatatgtacatttcttggGGTTCAACCCCCCATCACAGCGAGGTGTGTTTTATCGCATTTGTTTCACCTTACATGGTAATATAGTCTTAAAGCAAGCATCAGGTTGGATATACGTAGAATACATCTCATATGACGATATTTCCTTTATACATATGCATGTTGCTATCTAACATAGAATCTAACGGCTCAGTTCGACTGCATTGATCAATAGGTCAGAGCAGTAACCTTTTCACCTCTTATGTGCACCCAGAGCCTACCCCTGTACACAGGGCCTCAacagcacttcctctttccagctgtgcaggttcagacagttcagacagttacacaaagcaacttatacatctgaagcctcttgcagacacttcctctttctGACTGCGGGGTCAAATAGGCAGCTTCACACCGCAACTCACACTAAAATATCTCTAAGCATGTTTATAGTAAtatcagtaacacaaaaacttagcatgattatatttctaaaggcacattagcactcataaaccaaaatcaaaggcagtattatagtctcaagagcagaaatatattctagctgtttttgggttaactcatgtcaaaagcagaagcacagtctccactgttcttgagctgatacatttcaaaagcagaagtatagttttagctgtcttttggattaatacaaatacatttcaaacagCAAAgatatttcaaaaagcaggaaaataatttttaattgtttttggattttcacatactctcgttcaacaatacaaattcaccagaatgcaggaaatgaagagtttaatgctcaaaatgttctgggggaggacccccatacccccccacatcataagtcaccatgcagaaattgaataaatactttgtatttgGTTGAATTGTCAGTGCCATGTGTCAAATCTTTTGTTGTGTAAATCTGagcaattattaataataacaaaaactaacactaataataatattaatgaaaCACTCATTCCTTTGCATCCTTATGCATTCTATTATCTCAAACAGCCTTAAAAGTAGTGCATTTAGCGGACGTAATTGGGAAAACAATCTCCACCGGGGGAGCATGCCCCGGACCCCCCTAGGTTTGGGCTAAGCCCAGAATGTTTATATcgcctggctccgcccctgcttgttacgctaaggaaccgagagtggtcctccagtctctctggtagagagagacgaggaaaacaaacaagcatgcaaatgggAATTACCGCGGCCAGAAAAATTATcaagctaattttttttttttacaatttagtctattttgtttgctttctccaatgttctaaatattggtCTTTTGAATGATTCATAAGAAGCTCATCCCTGTGTATCACCTGATGTCCAGTGACAGTGCAGCATGGAGGCACTCAGAATGCAAACGCATGCCTCAACTTGGTCATGTGGGCCCAATGTCCAAAACCTTTGTGGGGGAAAGCAGGGTTGAGGCTGCAGCCAGTATGACTATTTCTACATTCAATGAGGGTGCCTCTGCCATGTTGTGTTGTGATGGAGAAattgtggcttcagagcacagGCTGTTAATGCAATTAAGGATGACAACGTGGTTAGGATCTCAAAAGCCAATAGGGTCCATTCCACCAGTGCAAAGTGGAGCCTTAAAAGTGTAAACACAGCCAAAAAAGTGAGACGACACCAGCAGGAGATGGAGGATGGCCCTACATGGTACTGGCATGGATATGTAGACTGCAGAGGTGTCAaataacgaagtacaaatactttaccttacttaagtagaaattttgggtatctatactttactggagtaattattttacagcatacttttaacttctactccttacattttcacgcaattatctgtagtttctactccctacattttaaaaatagcctcgttactcatatttcagttcggcttgttttcattccagctcgtcagtcatcgttcaaaaaaacacacacacaaaaacccctatccagatcgctccatccggagagagtgaatgtgattgtggttggatgagaagtataaacattgctattccgacaccctattggtttgtacgcgatccataacacctgtacagacccggtgctaatacgccaccggtgccttaacgaccgttatctaccggaccgaatagcaacacggatttcggtgccttaggtgcctgcgcgatgctccgaaaacggacgctagagggaactgaacatcgccgcacgggacgctagtcaacactacagttggaagcaggttagcctagcgttagctagaagatggagtatatatgataaaatgctgagagctaaacggtgtaaaagtgtgtctgtatttcactggagaggagtctgacaccagactgtagctgccgttgtctgaaaaacacagaagagatgtagcctacgtgtcacctttttcagccattctgagtttgcaggtatgattttaatatactgtaacattattatagtgatatgattttgtccccacgttttagagttaagctgttgtccttaatggcatttcccccccttacatccggggtcttgaacgttttttaagcaggcaccccctacatattgtatgaaattaagttgcatattaaactgggcctacaataactgttagggtaacctaaagccttcttacatactgtaccttttttcataagctattaaaatataaatttttgccatgattttataaatcatattttaatgttacatactgtatgtgacatactgtatgtgacacagtaaatctaggattaactgtatctgtgggctgatttcttagtgactaccttacctataggccagtaagcctatcatcagtgggaatttatgtttgctaataatatgttggaattatgttaaggcatttttttttttttttttttaaagactcaaaaatgtacaataatttggaggccccccttcaatgactctgaggaccccattttgaagatctctgccttacattacttttacttttatactttaagtagttttgaaaccagtacttttacacttttacttaagtaaaaagcttgagttgatacttcaacttctacaaaagtctttacaaaccctagtatctatacttctacttgagtaatgaatgtgaatacttttgacacctctgttagACTGTAAACTAACTTGGGGGAACCAGGCTGTGTAATGGTTGTGTTCTGTCAGTTCGAGGTTTGTGATGTAATGGTCTTCAGTTGAAGGCCATGTTGACCtgttgttttggatgttatgatCAGTGATGGATGAAGCAATAATGAGTTTTGAATGTTTAAACAGTGTAATACATGGATTTTACTTGGACCTAAAGTATATTTTGTCTGTAATTCATGGCTTTCAGTAGAAATTAGGGGAATTGTGCcataaaaatctttaaaggccgttttctcaaaatgagtttttttctcAGACTCCGCATGATGATTTTCCACTTCTGTAGCACCTACATACACCAAACTTTACAGTCGTATTTCTAACTATATTGTGAAGGTTTGTCCAGAGGGATTTGTTGATATGTCATTCTTATGTGACATTTTATGCCTAAAAATAGGGcggaaataaaaaatgtaaggcTATTGGcagtattttctgatttacTGGGTAACAAAAGGAGATATTCATAATCCCCTCTGGTTAAGTCTTTTCATTgagtatgtcaacaaaatgcaaaaataattttgaaccttgttttttttcaatggtCAGATTTGTCACGtcaaaatatatgcaaattagcgCATATTTAATTAGATATAGCCTGAttagcatatttaaacataaaattacagaaaacttgcaataaatatttttctccTATTCATGTGAGTAATCAACCGGTaaagtttcatggtgatatctgtaAGCTAAAAATGTAACCCTATTCACCTGTGGTGTCTCGCCTTAatgtggctatatgtaactttaggtttgtgaggaaaaaaaaggtcgttaacgaacatatttagtctcgtctgacgaaattaccactatatagtcactttaattaCCGCGCCACTTTGTACTCAACAGCGCAGTTACATTATTTCACCACAAGAGGGCCCTAATATGTCAGTCAACAGCCTTTACAACAGTTTTCCAAGGCTGAAAAGGAAGactagtagtgtagatgtaacCTAAGTAACTGACCGAACAACCAGTATTTCTTTATAACAATCACAATCCAGGTGATAAGATACAGTTCCACAACATTTCTCTGTATGTctttcctgcagatgttgagcagctgttggtggttaaagaagaggttccccctgagcagcaggagtgtagctccagtgtggaccagcaggagtgtagctccagtgtggaccagcaggagccagagccccccccacacattaaagaggaacaggaggaactgtggagcagacaggagggagagcagcttcaagggctggaggaggctgatatcaccaagttcccattcactcctgtccctgtgaagagtgaagatgatgaagaggaagctcagtcctcacagcttcatcagagacaaactcaacacatggaaacagaagctgatggagaggactgtggaggaccagaaccagccaggaactcacatccacttttacaaccagagactgaagaccagactggagactcttctgaacctgagactgatgacagtgctgattggaaggagaccagagaacctcagtcagctttaaactctctgaaacatgattcaagatgtaagaaaacattcagctgctctcagtgtgggaacagatttAGCACCAAGCCACAACTGAAGAGACatatgagaatccacacaggagaaaaacctctcagctgctctgagtgtggtaaAGCTTTCTCTGATAATGGAAACCTGAAGAAACGCATGATGACTCACACAGGTGAAAAGCCTTTCAGCGGTTTAGATTGTAAGACAATGTTTTCAATGTCTAGACATTTACAGATGCACATGataatccacacaggagaaaaacctttcatctgctcagtctgtaataaatcttttacacagagtggaGGTTTACGGAtacacatgagaactcacacaggagagaagccttttagctgctctgagtgtggtaaAGCTTTCACTCATAGTGGAGCCCTGAAGAACCACATaagaactcacacaggagaaaaacctttcagctgctcagtctgtaagaaatcttttacacagagtggaGATGTACAGTCACACATGaaaactcacacaggagagaagccttttagctgctcagtttgtaagaaatcttttacacgGAGAGGAGGTTTACGATCACACATGGCCATAGTCCACAAaggagagaaacctttcagctgctcagtctgtaataaATATTTTACTCAGAGAGGACATTTACGGTCACACATGgtagtccacacaggagagaaaagattcagctgcagtgtttgtaacaaaagatttgcctGGTGTTCTGATGTCAAAAgacataaatgtgttggtccgatggaaacagaagctgatggagaggactgtggaggaccagaaccagccaggaactcacatccacttttacaaccagagactgaagaccagactggagactacTGAACCTGAGACTGGTGACATGGAATTAGGGCCGAAACAATTCCTCGAGtaactcaaataattcaaattacTTTGAAAAATGATTTGCCTCAAAGCTTCGTTTAATtaatgttaccaacgttgtatcgcgtgttattactgtcgcacagcaGGCTGACACTACTGGCGGCACTTGCCATGAAGACTGACGGCAGTGTAAATagtgagggaggggctaagagaagagacaggctggagaaaacgacagaaactgtccaaagtttggaatcagttcaaactctgtacagtgtgtctactgcaaaatggAACTAGCTTAGCACGATAACAGCAGTGCTTCAGCGTCTCAACATAAATcatggagtctaacttaatcatccattccacgaagaggacccgacaaaaataaatcacagagttgtatggacgatgaaactacaccaaacacaactactaccaaaatcaaagacaagaaaatacgtagaGGTGACCACGATCTGATCTAGAGAGACCACTTGTTGGCATCCctttggaaaaacagctgattgttgcgcaccattttctctctctctctctctctctctctctctctctctctctctgtctctctctctctctctctctctctctctctctctctctcttcatggagaaacagctgatcaacgatctactagcataagtgtaacagagctgtgtgacattgtaatcaaatatataaatgaaaataggttgaatataacatatatacatataggcctatatacagatcagtctgaggttgaaacttgtagttctgaaagttaattTGTACAACTTAAGGTAATATTtatgttagggctgggcaacgattaaaagttttaatcgCATGATTTCCCTGATTAATCGCATTGTTATATGCAAAATCCAATCAtcaacttatatatatatataatgcactGTAACTCTGAGGTAATTCTGGTTACCCAGTGATGTCCAGTTGTCCCCAGTGAGAGCAACAGTGGGTGCACGTTGTAAAGTTGTTGCTTTTGcagtcctctccttttcatacaACTCGTGTATCCTTCTTGTGATGGGGTGTCTTTTAAAATCTCATACCTGCCATCATTTGTTGTGATTCTCAGAATATTTCTCAGACCGATGTCCTCCACAACGCTGATGGGCCTGTAGCTCTCCACTTCACTATGGCATTGGTTAGCTTCTCTTGCCTTTCTTTATCTATACTTTATACTATACTATCTATACTCTCACACGCTGCATCTAACGTAGCACAACTGTTTGTCTCGTTGAATGATTTGCTGGTATCAATGGTGTGTATTGCATGTaggtgatatttcagactggaagtaCTCCGGTGATAAGAAAATTCAACTTTGCAGTGGTTACAAATAACTTTGGTTCTGTCGACTGCGCCGTCtggaagaactttaaaatgaaaacggCCATGTAAAAGTTCTGCACCCTTCTCCATGTTTGTCGGTTTGTTTATCCaccaattcttttcttttccgcTTCCTGTAAGGGAAAAGAGAATGTCATTACTTCATTTGTTTATGCGTTAATTGCACGTGTCCTCAGGATAAAAGCAATATATTCTTTCTGTGAACACTTATAATGTATTGTATTTCATTTGAAGGAAGCatgtgatattttatttgtcataacagattaaaaacatatttcatttcatattggttattagttaaaatgttaaaa
This window encodes:
- the LOC114567659 gene encoding gastrula zinc finger protein XlCGF8.2DB-like isoform X2 — its product is MRIHTGEKPLSCSECGKAFSDNGNLKKRMMTHTGEKPFSGLDCKTMFSMSRHLQMHMIIHTGEKPFICSVCNKSFTQSGGLRIHMRTHTGEKPFSCSECGKAFTHSGALKNHIRTHTGEKPFSCSVCKKSFTQSGDVQSHMKTHTGEKPFSCSVCKKSFTRRGGLRSHMAIVHKGEKPFSCSVCNKYFTQRGHLRSHMVVHTGEKRFSCSVCNKRFAWCSDVKRHKCVGPMETEADGEDCGGPEPARNSHPLLQPETEDQTGDY
- the LOC114567659 gene encoding gastrula zinc finger protein XlCGF8.2DB-like isoform X1 encodes the protein MRIHTGEKPLSCSECGKAFSDNGNLKKRMMTHTGEKPFSGLDCKTMFSMSRHLQMHMIIHTGEKPFICSVCNKSFTQSGGLRIHMRTHTGEKPFSCSECGKAFTHSGALKNHIRTHTGEKPFSCSVCKKSFTQSGDVQSHMKTHTGEKPFSCSVCKKSFTRRGGLRSHMAIVHKGEKPFSCSVCNKYFTQRGHLRSHMVVHTGEKRFSCSVCNKRFAWCSDVKRHKCVGPMETEADGEDCGGPEPARNSHPLLQPETGDSSEPETGDME